The genome window GCGACGAGGTGCGCGACTCGATCGACGACATGGTGCCGTTCCTGATCAAGGATCCGTCGAGCAAACCGTCGGACAATGTCCGCCAGATTCTGAGCCAGTTGACGAATACCGACCTGCACATGGTCAAGAAGAACGGTTCGATGTTCGTGTCGCTGGAGATCAAACTGAAGTCCGGCTGGGAACAGTAATCCCCGCCACAGCCGTTCTCATCCCCTTCGCCCCATACCGCAAGCCCGGTCGAATCTGTTAAGATATCCCACAGAAACTCACTCGCTGGATTGCCATGCCGGAAGCGCACCGCCCTCAACTCGAACAGCTGCACCGCCTCGGCCACACTCACCCCGTGTACGTCGTCGGTGGCACCCTGCGTGACCGCGCCATGAACAAGTCCTGCGCCGATTTCGATTTCGCCTGCGTCGATGCGCCGCTGCTGGCCCGCCGCTTCGCCGCCGACCATCGCCTGACGCTGGTGCCACTCGATGGCACCCCCGGACGCGAAACGTTTCGCGTGGTCATCCAGCGCAACGTCTATTTCGATTTCTCCACCCTGCAGGGAACCACTCTGGAGGACGACCTCGCCCACCGCGACTTCACCGTCAACGCCATGGGGCAGTTGCTGGAAGATTACATCCACGAACGAGACACGGTGCAGGATCCCTTCCACGGACGGCGGGACATTGAGGATCGCGTCCTGCGCGCCCTGCCCGGCCCGGTGTTCGAGGACGATCCCCTGCGCTTGCTGCGCATTCACCGCTTCGCCAACACGCTGGGCTTCGACATCGATTCGGCAACGACGCAGCACATCACCGAGACCCGCGGGCGCATCCGCGACGTCGCCGCCGAACGCCTGTCTTATGAACTGCTGATCCTGCTGGGCACGGCGCACGCGCACGTCGAGCGGCTGGTGGAGACGGGGTTGCTCTCCGCCCTCATTCCGGAGCTGGCCCCGCACTTTGGCAACGCTCCCGGCGCACTGCTGCCGGAGAGCGGAGACGAAGCCCTACGCATTCTGGACCGGCTGGAAATCCTGCTTGTGGAAACCGAGAAGATTTCGCCGAAGCACCGCACCCGGTTCCGCGACTTCATCGAGGTGCCGCCACGCCGCGCCCTGCTGAAACTGGCGACGCTGCTGCGGCCCTTGGAAACGAACGACACCGGGGACGCCTTCGCCGCCCTGCTGGCGCGGACCGATTCGCCGGCCATCGGCATCATGAAGGGGTTGCGTCTTAGCAATGACAATATTCGCTTCACCGACCGCGCCCTGACGATTCATCGTTACCTCGTCGAGCACACGGAAACGCTGGCGGGCGAGGCAGACGGCGACGATGCCTCCGGCATGTACCAGCTCTGCAAACTGGCGGAAGACGATTTGTTTTCTGCTACGATTCTGGCCACGGCTGTTAAGATGGAGCGCGAGGACGATTTGCAATCGTTCCTGCTGGCGCTCAACCGGATCGTTGAGTTTTACCTCGACACCTACCGGCCCGCGCAGGAACAGCCCGCGTTGCTGAACGGCCGGACTCTGCTGCGCAAGTTCCAACTGGCGCCATCGCCCAAATTCAAAACCATTCTCGACCGCGTGGAGGAAGCCCGTGTGCTGGGCCGCGTGTCCACGCGCAGCGAAGCCGAAGCACTGGCCGCCGAACTCATCCAACAACTCCAACTCAATCAGGAAACATGACCATGCAATACATCAACCAGACCTGGCTCGGCAAGAAGGTCATCCTCGGCCAGACCGACATCGACGCCTCCAAACCGGTCAACGTACTCATCGGTTTCCACGGTGCGGAATCGACGCCGGAAAACATGCTGATCCACGGCAACCGCCTTTCTCTGACCAACACCGTCACCGTCTATCCCGAAGGCCCGGTCGATGCGGGCAACAGCGTGTGGAGCTGGTGGCTGGACGGCCCCCGGCAAAAAGAGGCGGTGCAGCAGTTTCTCGAATTCACCTCCAGTATGATCGATGAAGCCCACCGCTTCATGAAAGAACAGAACACCGCCAACGGA of Nitrospina watsonii contains these proteins:
- a CDS encoding alpha/beta hydrolase; protein product: MTMQYINQTWLGKKVILGQTDIDASKPVNVLIGFHGAESTPENMLIHGNRLSLTNTVTVYPEGPVDAGNSVWSWWLDGPRQKEAVQQFLEFTSSMIDEAHRFMKEQNTANGFHTCLWGFSQGGAAALVYALMGKYPVHKVASICGFLPELPDITAKNEPTQILGIFGTHDDVVPSFLADHALDEMKGHGHTLSAKETPQGHEVSAENIQDLIRFFES